In Electrophorus electricus isolate fEleEle1 chromosome 12, fEleEle1.pri, whole genome shotgun sequence, a single window of DNA contains:
- the dusp6 gene encoding dual specificity protein phosphatase 6, producing the protein MLDKFKPVQFDSVMAISKTVEWLREQIETRKDCLLVMDCRAQELYESSHVETAINVAIPSLMLRRLKKGNLPIKSLLSNGEDRERFARRCKTDTIILYDEYSREWNENVDGGSVLGLLLRRMKDEGYKAFYLEGGFSKFQAEFPALCETNLDGSPSSSSPTAQVLGLGGLRISSDSSDIESDIDREPSSATDSDGSPLSNPQPSFPVEILPHLYLGCAKDSTNLDILEEFGIKYILNVTPNLPNLFENAGEFKYKQIPISDHWSQNLSQFFPEAISFIDEARGRKCGVLVHCLAGISRSVTVTVAYLMQKLNLSMNDAYDIVKMKKSNISPNFNFMGQLLDFERTLGLQSPCDNRASAPSQPLYFTTPTNHNVFQLDPLEST; encoded by the exons ATGCTCGATAAGTTTAAACCCGTTCAGTTCGATTCGGTAATGGCGATAAGCAAGACTGTAGAGTGGCTGAGGGAGCAGATCGAGACGCGCAAGGACTGTTTGCTTGTGATGGACTGCCGAGCGCAAGAATTGTATGAATCGTCTCACGTCGAAACGGCCATTAATGTGGCCATTCCGAGCCTTATGCTTCGGCGACTGAAGAAAGGCAATCTGCCGATCAAGTCTCTCCTGTCCAACGGGGAGGACAGGGAGCGATTTGCGCGGAGATGCAAGACGGATACAATCATACTGTACGACGAGTACAGCAGGGAATGGAACGAAAATGTCGACGGCGGGTCCGTGCTCGGCTTACTGCTGAGGAGAATGAAAGACGAGGGTTACAAAGCCTTCTATCTTGAAG GTGGTTTCAGTAAATTCCAGGCCGAGTTTCCCGCATTGTGCGAAACGAACCTCGACGGCTCGCCCAGCAGCAGTTCACCCACTGCCCAGGTCCTGGGTCTGGGAGGGCTGCGGATCAGCTCCGACTCGTCGGACATCGAGTCCGACATCGATCGCGAGCCGAGCAGCGCCACCGACTCGGACGGCAGTCCCCTCTCGAACCCCCAGCCGTCGTTTCCCGTGGAGATCTTACCGCATCTTTATCTGGGCTGCGCGAAAGACTCAACGAACTTGGACATTCTGGAAGAGTTTGGCATCAAATACATCCTGAACGTAACCCCGAATCTCCCAAATCTGTTCGAGAACGCTGGGGAATTTAAGTACAAGCAAATCCCCATATCGGATCATTGGAGCCAAAATCTCTCACAGTTCTTCCCAGAGGCAATCAGCTTCATTG ATGAGGCCCGCGGGAGGAAGTGCGGCGTGCTGGTGCACTGCCTGGCCGGCATCAGCCGCTCAGTCACCGTCACAGTGGCCTACCTCATGCAGAAGCTCAACCTCTCCATGAACGATGCCTACGACATTGTCAAGATGAAGAAGTCCAACATCTCGCCCAACTTCAACTTCATGGGCCAGCTGCTGGACTTCGAGCGCACCCTGGGCCTGCAGAGCCCCTGCGACAACCGCGCGTCGGCCCCGTCGCAGCCCCTCTACTTcaccacacccaccaatcacaatGTCTTCCAGCTGGACCCACTGGAGTCCACGTGA